The DNA region AAAAAAACTCACCACGTAGCACACACAGCAATGTGGAGAAGAGAGTAAAAAACCTTATCGGGAAAAATAAAATTAATTTTGTTGATAATTTGAAAGTATATACTTTTGCAGTCCGTAAAAAAATCAAATAACACGTAAAAAAGAGATGATAACAGTACAGGTTAGTGACAATGAATCAATTGATAAGGCATTAAAACGTTTTAAAAAGAAACTTGAAAAAAGTGGGGTTTTAAAGGAATACAGAAACCGCAGGTTTTTTACAAAAAAGTCAATTGAAAGAAGAAACGAAATCGGCAGAGCTGCATTCCGTCAGCGTCTTGCCAGCATGGAAAACAAATAGTTAGTACCGGGTTATGATCCGGGAATTTCTACATTGGTTAAAGTATGAAAAACGCTTTTCTGAACATACAGTAAATTCATATAAGTCTGATTTAGAGCAATTTGAGGATTTTTTAAAAAACATTGACAAAGACCTGAAATTGGAAACTGCAACTACTCCGGCTATTAAATCATGGATTGTTAACTTAATGGAGAACGGCTATCATCCATCCTCAGCAGGCAGAAAACTGGTGGCTCTTAACACTTATTTCAAGTATCTCATACGGGAAAATATACGTGAAGACAATCCGGCCAGCGGAGTAAGAACTCCTAAAAAACCCACCAGGCTTGTCAAGTATCTGGAAGAAAATGAAATTTTAAAAGTCCTTGAAAGCTGTACGTATGAAGAAAGTTTTGAAGGTTTACGCGACAATTTAATACTTGAATTACTGTATGGGACAGGCATTCGCCTTTCGGAGCTTATCAATCTGAAAATGAATGATTTTGATAAGTCCAGCGGGACGATTAAGGTGTTGGGGAAAAGGAACAAGGAAAGGATCATTCCGGTCAATTCCACTTTGAGGAAAAAGATGGAGGAATATTTTCTGCTCAGAAAATCAGAGATTTCGACAGATCAGCCGTTTTTGTTATTGACAGCCAAAGGGAAAAAACTATATCCCATGATGGTTTACCGGACGGTAAAAAAATATGTTGAGCAGATAGTGGAACGAACGACAATCAGTCCGCATGTATTAAGGCACAGCTTTGCAACTCATCTGTTGAACAGAGGTGCCGATATCAATGCAATAAAGGAACTTTTAGGTCATGCCAACCTTGCTGCAACGCAGATTTACACGCATCAAAGCATAGAAAAATTAAAAAAAGTACATAAACAAAGTCATCCAAGAGGTTAAATTTTGAAGTTATGAAAATAGATATTCATGCTAAAAATGTCGAGTTGAATGATTCACTCAGGCAATTAATTAATAATAAGGTAAGTAAGCTCAATACCTTCCATAACCAAATTATCAATACGGATGTATATCTGAGAAATGAAGGAGAGAGTCTGCATTCCAACGAAATTCAGATAAAACTGAGCGTCAGGAATCAGA from Sphingobacteriales bacterium includes:
- a CDS encoding 30S ribosomal protein S21 → MITVQVSDNESIDKALKRFKKKLEKSGVLKEYRNRRFFTKKSIERRNEIGRAAFRQRLASMENK
- the raiA gene encoding ribosome-associated translation inhibitor RaiA → MKIDIHAKNVELNDSLRQLINNKVSKLNTFHNQIINTDVYLRNEGESLHSNEIQIKLSVRNQTLVAKETNESFEKALDLAVDSMKRQLKKIKEK
- a CDS encoding tyrosine recombinase; the encoded protein is MIREFLHWLKYEKRFSEHTVNSYKSDLEQFEDFLKNIDKDLKLETATTPAIKSWIVNLMENGYHPSSAGRKLVALNTYFKYLIRENIREDNPASGVRTPKKPTRLVKYLEENEILKVLESCTYEESFEGLRDNLILELLYGTGIRLSELINLKMNDFDKSSGTIKVLGKRNKERIIPVNSTLRKKMEEYFLLRKSEISTDQPFLLLTAKGKKLYPMMVYRTVKKYVEQIVERTTISPHVLRHSFATHLLNRGADINAIKELLGHANLAATQIYTHQSIEKLKKVHKQSHPRG